The Vulpes lagopus strain Blue_001 chromosome 24, ASM1834538v1, whole genome shotgun sequence genome has a window encoding:
- the INHBB gene encoding inhibin beta B chain yields the protein MDGLPARALGAACLLLLAAGWLGPEAGGSPTPPPPPAPAAPPPPPPPGAPGGSQDTCTSCGGFRRPEEPGRVDGDFLEAVKRHILSRLQMRGRPNITHAVPKAAMVTALRKLHAGKVREDGRVEIPHLDGHASAGADGQERVSEIISFAETDGLASSRVRLYFFVSNEGNQNLFVVQASLWLYLKLLPYVLEKGSRRKVRVKVYFQEQGQGDRWNAVEKKVDLKRSGWHTFPLTEAIQALFERGERRLSLDVQCDGCQELAVVPVFVDPGEESHRPFVVVQARLGDSRHRIRKRGLECDGRTNLCCRQQFFIDFRLIGWNDWIIAPTGYYGNYCEGSCPAYLAGVPGSASSFHTAVVNQYRMRGLNPGTVNSCCIPTKLSTMSMLYFDDEYNIVKRDVPNMIVEECGCA from the exons ATGGACGGGCTGCCCGCTCGGGCGCTGGGCGCCGCCTGCCTCCTGCTGCTGGCGGCCGGCTGGCTGGGGCCCGAGGCCGGGGGCTCGCccacgcccccgcccccgccggcgcccgccgcgccgccgccgcccccgccgcccggggccCCCGGCGGCTCGCAGGACACCTGCACGTCGTGCGGCGGCTTCCGGCGGCCCGAGGAGCCGGGCCGGGTGGACGGCGACTTCCTGGAGGCGGTGAAGCGCCACATCCTGAGCCGCCTGCAGATGCGGGGCCGGCCCAACATCACGCACGCGGTGCCCAAGGCCGCCATGGTCACGGCGCTGCGCAAGCTGCACGCGGGCAAGGTGCGCGAGGACGGCCGCGTGGAGATCCCGCACCTCGACGGCCACGCCAGCGCGGGCGCGGACGGCCAGGAGCGCGTCTCCGAGATCATCAGCTTCGCCGAGACAG ATGGCCTCGCCTCCTCCCGGGTCCGCCTGTACTTCTTCGTCTCCAACGAAGGCAACCAGAACCTGTTTGTGGTGCAGGCCAGCCTGTGGCTTTACCTGAAGCTCCTGCCCTACGTCCTGGAGAAGGGCAGCCGGAGGAAGGTGCGGGTCAAGGTGTACTTCCAGGAGCAGGGCCAGGGCGACCGGTGGAACGCGGTGGAGAAGAAGGTGGACCTCAAGCGCAGCGGCTGGCACACCTTCCCACTCACGGAGGCCATCCAGGCCTTGTTTGAGCGGGGCGAGCGGCGGCTCAGCCTGGACGTGCAGTGCGACGGATGCCAGGAGCTGGCCGTGGTGCCCGTGTTCGTGGACCCCGGTGAGGAGTCGCACCGGCCCTTCGTGGTGGTGCAGGCGCGGCTGGGGGACAGCCGGCACCGCATCCGCAAGCGGGGCCTGGAGTGCGATGGCCGGACCAACCTCTGTTGCAGGCAACAGTTCTTCATTGATTTCCGCCTCATTGGCTGGAACGACTGGATCATCGCACCCACCGGCTACTACGGGAACTACTGTGAGGGCAGCTGCCCGGCCTACCTGGCGGGGGTCCCTGGCTCCGCCTCCTCCTTCCACACGGCGGTGGTGAACCAGTACCGCATGCGGGGCCTGAACCCCGGCACAGTAAACTCCTGCTGCATCCCCACCAAGCTGAGCACCATGTCCATGCTCTACTTCGATGACGAGTACAACATCGTTAAGCGGGATGTGCCCAACATGATCGTGGAGGAGTGCGGCTGTGCCTGA